The following are encoded in a window of Methanocaldococcus sp. genomic DNA:
- a CDS encoding DUF2341 domain-containing protein: MYISQNAIILVMLVFVISSIFYLAINYKTKEVEDEIEVKKVTLFEHNLINSLDRNINKIVEDAFVNTSYKIMTEHKFFDNSSDAVNYIKSYIKNETNRTLSCLIDNSSNLSFNITTVNIYPTNNPKVINLIMTININLIKKINNGEIFCSKPLTINKNITLFRIPDPYVYLNNFYYTWSYEKDINIYNFPNDNKSHTFCIILNDSNFNYSQMVNPYSPTEIRIIGNNNVLLPYWVQIWYYGNNHVSIIWVRCNKSQIINYVNNSGYIRLLYGSNTTVDRQNPDKTFLLFDNFSILNSSKWNISGNVSVNNGILTVVGTNSGIHSYKSFGTGYELVFRGNFSNVGTQAVGFFNDTSYNSGVDWAYTINALYMIINNNRYYVNGYNNYLNNYFIYIIQRNPLNTTFKIDNDTLNQLYTNTIYGINSNNYSVSVITLYNNNAKVSIDWVFVKDINNIKTTVSSNVITNPNYKEEKPKTYNRTIYYGEPKLYIFVQNGSYSIIGLYTNATDSWGNVGYEPIVAIN, encoded by the coding sequence ATGTATATCTCCCAAAATGCTATAATTTTGGTTATGTTAGTTTTTGTTATATCATCAATATTCTATTTGGCAATAAATTATAAGACTAAAGAAGTTGAAGATGAAATTGAAGTAAAAAAAGTAACATTATTTGAACATAATTTAATAAACAGTTTAGATAGAAATATTAACAAAATTGTTGAAGATGCCTTTGTAAATACAAGTTATAAAATTATGACAGAGCATAAGTTTTTTGATAATTCCTCAGATGCTGTAAATTACATAAAAAGTTATATAAAAAACGAAACTAACAGAACTTTAAGTTGTTTAATAGATAATAGTAGTAATTTATCTTTTAATATCACTACTGTGAATATATATCCTACAAATAATCCTAAAGTAATCAATTTAATAATGACTATTAATATTAACTTAATAAAAAAGATAAATAATGGAGAGATTTTTTGTTCAAAACCTTTAACCATTAATAAAAATATAACACTATTTAGAATTCCAGATCCTTATGTATATTTAAACAACTTCTACTATACTTGGAGTTATGAAAAAGATATTAACATATATAATTTCCCAAATGACAATAAGAGTCACACGTTTTGTATAATATTAAATGATAGTAACTTTAATTATAGTCAAATGGTTAATCCCTACTCACCAACTGAAATTAGAATAATTGGAAATAATAATGTTCTTTTACCATATTGGGTTCAAATATGGTATTATGGAAATAACCATGTTTCAATAATTTGGGTGAGATGTAATAAAAGTCAAATAATAAATTATGTCAATAATAGTGGATACATAAGATTACTATATGGCTCCAATACAACAGTTGATAGACAAAATCCTGATAAGACATTCTTACTGTTTGATAACTTTTCAATATTAAATAGTAGTAAATGGAATATTTCAGGAAATGTTTCTGTAAATAATGGAATTTTAACAGTTGTAGGAACTAATTCAGGGATTCATTCATATAAGAGTTTTGGAACAGGTTATGAGTTAGTATTTAGAGGCAATTTTAGTAATGTAGGAACTCAGGCAGTAGGATTCTTTAATGATACGAGTTATAATAGTGGAGTAGATTGGGCATATACAATTAATGCGTTGTATATGATTATAAATAATAATAGATATTACGTTAATGGTTATAATAATTATTTAAATAATTATTTCATTTACATAATCCAAAGAAATCCATTAAATACAACCTTTAAAATAGATAATGATACTTTAAACCAATTATATACTAATACTATATATGGAATAAATAGCAACAACTATTCAGTTTCTGTGATTACATTATATAATAACAATGCAAAAGTTTCAATAGATTGGGTTTTTGTGAAAGATATTAATAATATAAAAACAACTGTAAGTTCAAATGTTATAACTAACCCTAATTATAAAGAAGAAAAACCAAAAACATATAACAGAACTATATATTATGGAGAACCTAAATTATATATTTTCGTTCAAAATGGTTCTTATTCTATTATAGGATTATATACAAATGCAACAGACAGTTGGGGTAATGTAGGTTACGAACCAATAGTAGCAATTAATTAA
- the artD gene encoding archaeosortase D: MENKKYLINFLILFPTIYFFIRYFEVEISKILAYIIGNLLKTQYYNNIIIYNGDVYTIISACTCSLEISLFLGYVLATPKVSIKYKFLYSIFGIFIINIVNILRIILILKNSQYANYSIVHNVLSFIIFPVALFLNFMWVKILLKIGVIE; encoded by the coding sequence ATGGAGAATAAAAAATATTTAATTAATTTTTTAATTCTATTTCCAACAATATATTTTTTTATAAGATATTTTGAAGTTGAAATATCCAAAATTTTAGCATACATTATTGGGAATTTATTAAAAACACAGTATTATAATAATATAATTATATACAATGGAGATGTCTATACTATAATATCTGCCTGTACTTGCTCTTTGGAGATCTCTTTATTTTTAGGTTATGTTCTTGCTACTCCAAAAGTTTCCATTAAATATAAATTTCTATATTCAATTTTTGGAATTTTTATAATAAACATAGTAAATATATTAAGAATAATACTTATTTTAAAAAATTCACAATATGCAAATTATAGTATTGTACATAATGTTTTAAGTTTTATAATTTTTCCAGTAGCGTTATTTTTAAATTTTATGTGGGTTAAAATATTATTAAAAATTGGAGTAATTGAATAA
- a CDS encoding class III signal peptide domain-containing protein, archaeosortase D/PIP-CTERM system-associated, whose translation MKKIISNRGQISAEFALLLAAIVAVISIVGFYYLKSISQSSTTAKTTSVKSTIEANNKVLQQVDKVKEVTTNGE comes from the coding sequence ATGAAAAAAATAATATCCAATAGAGGGCAAATATCCGCAGAATTTGCTTTACTACTTGCAGCAATTGTAGCTGTAATATCTATTGTTGGATTTTATTATTTAAAATCTATATCACAATCTTCAACAACTGCTAAAACTACAAGTGTAAAATCTACAATTGAAGCTAATAATAAAGTTCTTCAACAGGTAGATAAGGTTAAAGAGGTTACAACTAATGGAGAATAA
- a CDS encoding PKD domain-containing protein gives MKVNRLLIFIASLLFLGLNISMSNGYIILVHKGTMNITNSSGYTNNYNPSIIAYKVNDNITFTALAPDSVAEIILNNGLIKWDFGDLTETNYSINNRIVIHKYSFPFPYPVAWCGYLNNTGYSKALTYNWLVVRDVKNTKYIFNGSPTYYSKEQWNVSYNSSSNTVIIRYYSETPENYEFNGLSVDLTPVTINVSRDNIVVGDSVKFNYSISRNIILTVWCFGDGTFSFEKSPTHTYTKPGIYYPRVLLVDDYGRVLVGYLYEGIKVNRPIGGYFEPIRNESYVYNSSGSVDVEDIYAMAYKVNDTMYFEPIDASYSNLLTTWYLKYDYGDGNETEYEPYYYGDIFIHKYSYPFIYPICWMEFSYNGGWTAFSATLDYLAVGDEGNTIYEFIPNNTYTSKPKVIYDPTNHIVKFYFYSDNINKTVTLMLRQKVHYDVFVYAKEVNGGIQYSFDYPYGKPVFVFWSFGDGNYSLENNPWHQYSNDNKYYQAHVLIVDSNGVVSVGFGPVIQNNKIVSTMLYVEPTAIPVNGTVNVLYFDPYILSDYLDLYVENYNYNVLYESVFSYISKRWRSYWIVSNYLYYPGYVTYIGNVWNYSTYILNITYQFLKEGIYYIEGYDIGQFYPRMIKVINNHNPVAQLYVYPNPASYNTTVFFNPLNSYDPDAGRTLSDGSGYIISPTEPYASIYGFNLTVYDSSGNIVWNYTSNNGLTIVSHKFNETGNYTAVLTVWDGWGKTNTTSVTFTIINKPPIAEFTYSPNLPKVNQTITFVSLSYDPDGKIVKYVWNFGDGNIIETNSSNITHIYTSPGTYNVTLTVYDNLNSSSSITIPVNVFYIKANFTCPTIVYVNQPINFTDKSITIPGYIKEYIWNFEDGSTSNQPNPIHIYTQQGIYNVTLTIINNYGLSASTSTKVIVKGTGKYPPIARFTFTVNGLNVTFNASSSYDIDGKIVKYIWDFGDGTTNTTTNPIITHIYNKSGVYIVKLTVVDNDNLTGSTIRIVSVTNVSMRSIPIPLPIEIIIFITTLFSINYIMRRLK, from the coding sequence ATGAAAGTAAATCGTTTATTAATTTTTATAGCATCTCTATTATTTTTAGGTTTAAATATCTCAATGTCTAATGGATACATTATATTAGTTCATAAAGGAACTATGAATATAACAAATAGTAGTGGATATACAAATAACTACAATCCTTCTATTATTGCATATAAAGTTAATGATAACATAACATTTACAGCCTTAGCTCCTGATTCTGTTGCTGAAATTATATTAAATAATGGATTAATAAAATGGGATTTTGGAGATTTAACAGAAACAAACTATAGTATTAATAATAGAATAGTTATACATAAGTATAGTTTTCCATTTCCATATCCTGTTGCATGGTGTGGCTATTTAAATAATACTGGTTACTCTAAGGCTTTAACATACAACTGGCTCGTTGTTAGAGATGTAAAAAATACTAAGTATATTTTTAATGGAAGTCCTACTTATTACTCAAAAGAACAGTGGAATGTAAGTTATAATAGTTCAAGTAATACTGTCATAATAAGATATTATTCAGAAACTCCCGAAAATTATGAATTTAATGGTTTAAGTGTAGATCTTACTCCTGTTACAATAAACGTTAGCAGAGATAACATTGTTGTTGGAGATAGCGTTAAATTCAACTACTCTATAAGTAGAAATATAATATTAACTGTTTGGTGCTTCGGAGATGGAACATTTTCCTTTGAAAAATCTCCTACACATACTTATACAAAACCTGGAATTTACTATCCAAGAGTTTTATTAGTTGATGACTATGGGAGAGTTTTAGTAGGATATTTATATGAAGGTATTAAAGTAAATAGACCTATAGGAGGATACTTTGAGCCCATAAGAAATGAGAGTTATGTTTATAACTCTTCAGGAAGTGTAGATGTTGAAGATATCTATGCAATGGCGTATAAAGTAAATGATACTATGTATTTTGAACCTATTGATGCATCTTATAGTAATTTATTAACTACTTGGTATCTAAAATATGACTATGGAGATGGTAATGAAACTGAATATGAACCATACTATTATGGAGATATTTTTATCCATAAATATTCCTATCCATTTATATATCCTATATGTTGGATGGAGTTCTCATATAATGGAGGATGGACTGCTTTTTCAGCAACATTAGATTATTTAGCTGTTGGAGATGAGGGAAATACAATTTATGAGTTTATTCCTAACAATACCTATACATCTAAGCCAAAAGTCATTTATGATCCTACTAATCATATTGTAAAATTTTATTTCTATTCAGATAATATTAACAAAACAGTAACATTAATGTTAAGGCAAAAAGTTCATTACGATGTATTTGTTTATGCTAAGGAAGTAAATGGTGGTATTCAATATAGTTTTGATTATCCTTATGGAAAACCTGTCTTTGTATTTTGGAGTTTTGGAGATGGTAATTATTCTTTAGAAAATAATCCTTGGCATCAATATTCTAATGACAATAAATATTATCAAGCACACGTTTTAATCGTAGATAGTAATGGTGTTGTCTCAGTTGGTTTTGGACCTGTAATACAAAATAATAAGATTGTATCTACTATGCTATATGTTGAACCTACTGCAATACCAGTAAATGGAACAGTTAATGTTCTTTATTTTGATCCTTATATATTAAGTGATTATTTAGATTTATATGTTGAAAATTATAATTATAATGTTTTATATGAATCTGTATTTTCATATATATCAAAACGGTGGAGATCTTATTGGATAGTTAGTAATTATCTCTACTATCCTGGATATGTTACATATATAGGTAATGTATGGAACTATTCTACTTATATACTAAATATAACATACCAATTTTTAAAAGAAGGAATCTATTACATTGAAGGATATGATATAGGACAGTTTTATCCAAGAATGATAAAAGTTATTAATAACCACAACCCTGTTGCTCAATTATATGTCTATCCAAATCCTGCAAGTTACAACACAACAGTATTTTTCAACCCATTAAATAGTTATGATCCTGATGCTGGTAGAACATTGTCTGATGGTTCAGGTTATATAATATCCCCAACTGAACCTTATGCAAGTATTTATGGATTTAATTTAACAGTATATGATTCATCAGGAAATATAGTATGGAATTATACCTCAAATAATGGTTTAACAATAGTATCTCACAAATTTAATGAAACTGGAAACTACACAGCAGTATTGACAGTTTGGGATGGTTGGGGTAAGACAAACACAACAAGTGTTACATTTACTATTATAAATAAACCTCCAATCGCAGAATTTACTTACTCTCCAAATCTTCCTAAGGTTAATCAAACTATAACTTTTGTATCATTATCTTATGATCCAGATGGAAAAATTGTAAAATATGTTTGGAACTTTGGAGATGGAAATATAATTGAGACTAATTCTTCAAATATTACTCATATCTATACTAGCCCAGGAACATACAATGTAACACTTACAGTTTATGATAATCTAAATTCATCAAGTTCTATTACAATTCCTGTAAATGTATTTTACATTAAAGCTAATTTTACCTGTCCAACTATTGTTTATGTCAATCAACCAATAAACTTTACAGATAAATCTATCACGATTCCTGGATATATTAAAGAATACATTTGGAACTTTGAAGATGGAAGCACATCAAATCAACCTAATCCAATTCATATATATACACAACAAGGAATATATAATGTAACTTTAACAATTATAAACAATTATGGTTTAAGTGCATCTACATCAACAAAAGTAATAGTAAAAGGTACAGGAAAATATCCACCAATTGCAAGATTTACTTTTACAGTAAATGGGTTAAATGTAACCTTTAATGCATCATCATCTTATGATATAGATGGAAAAATAGTAAAATATATCTGGGACTTTGGAGATGGAACTACGAATACTACTACCAATCCTATAATTACTCACATTTATAACAAATCTGGAGTATATATTGTTAAATTAACCGTAGTAGATAATGATAATCTTACAGGCTCAACTATTAGAATAGTTTCAGTAACTAATGTATCTATGAGGAGCATTCCAATACCACTTCCAATAGAAATAATTATCTTTATAACAACCTTATTTAGTATAAATTACATAATGAGGAGATTAAAATGA